From one Streptomyces sp. N50 genomic stretch:
- a CDS encoding glycerophosphodiester phosphodiesterase, producing MQNVTAVGHRGDPYRVRENTIDSLRSALDQGADAVEFDVRLTRDGVPVLLHDETLKRLWELERPLKSLSVDEVRGLTEGRVPTLVEALAATEGSRVMVDLPGPADPRAARRIVDEIREYGAEDRVYYCAGADAMLAVRAADPSAEIALTWTSLAPPRPAVLEAVRPRWLNYRFTLVDRDLTARVHRDGYLLSVWTPDTRRSMRRLLDMGVDSITTNRVDVLCGLRKKG from the coding sequence ATGCAGAACGTGACCGCCGTGGGCCATCGCGGCGACCCCTACCGTGTCCGCGAGAACACCATCGACTCGCTGCGTTCCGCGCTCGACCAGGGCGCGGACGCCGTCGAGTTCGACGTACGGCTGACCCGTGACGGCGTCCCCGTGCTGCTGCACGACGAGACGCTGAAACGGCTGTGGGAGCTGGAACGGCCGCTGAAGTCGCTGTCGGTGGACGAGGTGCGCGGGCTCACGGAGGGCCGGGTGCCGACGCTGGTCGAGGCGCTCGCCGCGACCGAGGGCAGCCGCGTGATGGTCGACCTGCCGGGGCCCGCCGACCCGCGCGCCGCGCGCCGGATCGTGGACGAGATCCGCGAGTACGGGGCGGAGGACCGGGTGTACTACTGCGCGGGCGCCGACGCCATGCTCGCCGTCCGCGCGGCCGACCCGTCCGCCGAGATCGCCCTGACCTGGACCTCGCTCGCTCCCCCGCGCCCCGCGGTCCTCGAAGCGGTACGGCCGCGCTGGCTCAACTACCGCTTCACACTGGTCGATCGGGACCTCACGGCCCGCGTCCACCGCGACGGCTACCTCCTCTCCGTCTGGACCCCGGACACCCGCCGCTCGATGCGCCGCCTCCTCGACATGGGCGTCGACTCGATCACCACCAACCGCGTCGACGTACTCTGCGGGCTCAGGAAGAAGGGCTGA
- a CDS encoding adenosine deaminase encodes MSDHRAAPAAGQARDLHAFIAGLPKAELHVHHVGSASPRIVSELAARHSDSRVPTDPEALVDYFSFTDFAHFIDVYLSVVDLIRTPEDVRLLTYEVARDMARQQVRYAELTITPFSSTRRGIDERAFMDAIEDARKAAEAEFGTVLRWCFDIPGEAGLEAAEETVRLATEDRVRPEGLVSFGLGGPEIGVPRPQFKPYFDRAIAAGLHSVPHAGETTGPETVWDALNDLRAERVGHGTTSAQDPKLLAHLAEHGIALEVCPTSNIATRAVRTLDEHPIKEFVSAGVLVTINSDDPPMFGTDLNNEYAVAARLLDLDERGVADLAKNAVQASFLDAAGKTRINDEIDTYTSTWLAP; translated from the coding sequence TTGTCCGACCACCGCGCCGCACCCGCCGCCGGTCAGGCCCGTGACCTGCACGCCTTTATCGCCGGGCTGCCGAAGGCCGAACTGCATGTCCATCACGTCGGCTCCGCCTCCCCGCGGATCGTCTCGGAGCTGGCCGCCCGGCACTCCGACTCCAGGGTGCCCACCGACCCCGAGGCCCTGGTCGACTACTTCAGCTTCACGGACTTCGCGCACTTCATCGACGTGTATCTGTCCGTCGTGGATCTGATCCGCACGCCCGAGGACGTACGGCTGCTGACCTACGAGGTCGCCCGCGACATGGCCCGACAGCAGGTGCGGTACGCCGAGTTGACCATCACGCCGTTCTCCTCGACCCGGCGCGGGATCGACGAGCGGGCCTTCATGGACGCGATCGAGGACGCCCGCAAGGCGGCCGAGGCGGAGTTCGGGACCGTGCTGCGGTGGTGCTTCGACATCCCCGGTGAGGCCGGGCTCGAAGCCGCCGAGGAGACCGTGCGGCTCGCCACCGAGGACCGGGTACGGCCGGAGGGGCTCGTGTCGTTCGGGCTCGGCGGGCCCGAGATCGGGGTGCCGCGGCCGCAGTTCAAGCCGTACTTCGACCGGGCCATCGCCGCCGGCCTGCACTCCGTGCCGCACGCCGGTGAGACCACCGGCCCCGAGACGGTCTGGGACGCCCTGAACGACCTGCGCGCCGAGCGCGTCGGCCACGGCACCACCTCCGCCCAGGACCCCAAGCTGCTCGCGCACCTCGCCGAGCACGGGATCGCGCTGGAGGTCTGCCCGACCTCCAACATCGCCACCCGCGCGGTCCGCACGCTCGACGAGCACCCGATCAAGGAGTTCGTCAGCGCCGGGGTCCTCGTCACGATCAACTCCGACGACCCGCCGATGTTCGGCACCGACCTCAACAACGAGTACGCGGTCGCCGCCCGCCTCCTCGACCTGGACGAACGCGGTGTCGCCGACCTCGCGAAGAACGCCGTACAGGCCTCCTTCCTGGACGCGGCCGGCAAGACCCGTATCAACGACGAGATCGACACCTACACCTCGACGTGGCTCGCCCCCTGA
- a CDS encoding DUF4190 domain-containing protein: MSNGYGYPGYPQGYGWPGMPMAPQNNMGTAAMVLGILSCCLFCVYGIVSLVLGVTAIILGVKGKKRADRGEATNRGQAQAGFITGIIGTALGVLTVAALIVTIVFAINHGDSTDTTDSDPFYNSAPSLTAPALPQT; encoded by the coding sequence ATGTCCAACGGCTACGGCTACCCCGGTTACCCGCAGGGCTACGGCTGGCCCGGTATGCCGATGGCCCCGCAGAACAACATGGGCACCGCGGCGATGGTGCTGGGCATCCTGTCCTGCTGCCTGTTCTGCGTCTACGGCATCGTCTCCCTGGTCCTCGGCGTCACCGCGATCATCCTCGGCGTCAAGGGCAAGAAGCGCGCCGACCGGGGCGAGGCCACGAACCGCGGTCAGGCCCAGGCGGGTTTCATCACGGGCATCATCGGAACAGCCTTGGGTGTTCTCACGGTCGCCGCGCTGATCGTCACCATCGTGTTCGCCATCAACCACGGCGACAGCACCGACACCACGGACTCCGACCCCTTCTACAACTCCGCCCCCAGCCTGACCGCCCCGGCCCTGCCCCAGACCTGA
- a CDS encoding NADAR family protein: MDEITGKLAAGAVEKIDSREALIREVRAGVRVKYLHFWGHRPRPDGGVSASCLSQWWPSPFTVDGVSYATAEHWMMAGKARLFGDGDALARVLGAGHPAEAKKAGRLVRGFDEGVWARERFGIVVEGSVRKFSADEGLRGFLLGTGERVLVEASPVDRVWGIGLAADDVAAGDPERWRGANLLGFALMVARGRLREREG, translated from the coding sequence ATGGACGAGATCACGGGGAAGCTCGCGGCGGGGGCCGTGGAAAAGATCGATTCGCGGGAAGCGCTGATCAGGGAAGTGCGGGCAGGGGTGAGAGTCAAGTACCTGCACTTCTGGGGGCACCGGCCGCGCCCGGACGGGGGTGTGAGCGCGAGCTGTCTGAGTCAGTGGTGGCCGTCGCCGTTCACCGTGGACGGGGTGTCGTATGCGACTGCCGAGCACTGGATGATGGCGGGGAAAGCGCGGCTGTTCGGCGACGGGGACGCGCTTGCGCGGGTGCTGGGTGCGGGGCATCCGGCCGAGGCGAAGAAGGCGGGGCGGTTGGTGCGGGGGTTCGACGAGGGGGTCTGGGCTCGGGAGCGGTTCGGGATCGTCGTCGAGGGGAGCGTGCGGAAGTTCTCGGCGGATGAGGGGCTGCGGGGGTTCTTGCTGGGGACGGGTGAGCGGGTGTTGGTGGAGGCGAGTCCTGTTGACCGGGTGTGGGGGATTGGGCTGGCTGCGGATGATGTGGCGGCGGGGGATCCTGAGCGGTGGCGGGGGGCTAATTTGTTGGGGTTTGCGTTGATGGTGGCGCGGGGGCGGTTGCGGGAGCGGGAGGGGTAA